From Corvus moneduloides isolate bCorMon1 chromosome 4, bCorMon1.pri, whole genome shotgun sequence, one genomic window encodes:
- the ORC5 gene encoding origin recognition complex subunit 5 isoform X2: MPNLEHPAYPASDLLHLESLVPCREPQVSMLLSIFGERQQFSFPSIFIYGHTSSGKTYVMQTLLTTLQLPHVFVNCMEYFTSRLLLEEILIQLQSSSSDTEQACPVHCDTLNDFVRLFKQAVASRELQDQTLYIVLDRAEQLREMEANILPAFLRLQELTDRNVTVVLLSEIVWELFRPNVGCFEPFTMYFPDYSIGHLQKILSQNHPPEYSADFYSAYINILLGVFYMVCRDLKELQHLAALNFAKYCEPVVRGEANERDTRKLWKNIEPHLKKAMQTVYLREISSSQWERLQHDGGEPGQLKGLSAHTHVELPYYSKFLLIAAYLASYNPVRTDKRFFLKHHGKIRKTNFMKKHEKTSNHLLGPKPFPLDRLLAILYSIVDNRVAPTANIFSQIILQTDSRRH; the protein is encoded by the exons ATGCCTAATCTTGAACATCCAGCATACCCAGCATCTGACCTGCTTCACTTGGAAAGTTTGGTGCCATGTCGAGAACCCCAGGTGTCCATGTTGCTGTCAATATTTGGAGAG CGTCAGCAGTTTAGTTTTCCATCCATCTTTATCTATGGACATACATCTAGTGGAAAGACTTATGTGATGCAAACTCTTCTAACTACCTTACAG CTTCCTCATGTGTTTGTGAACTGTATGGAGTACTTTACATCACGACTTCTTCTAGAAGAAATTCTCATCCAGTTGCAAAGCTCTTCTTCTGACACAGAGCAGGCCTGTCCTGTGCATTGTGATACTTTGAATGACTTTGTTCGTCTGTTTAAACAAGCTGTGGCGAGTCGGGAGCTTCAAGATCAAACATTATACATT gTTCTGGATAGAGCAGAACAGCTGAGGGAAATGGAAGCAAACATCCTGCCAGCATTTCTTAGGCTTCAAGAGTTG ACTGACAGAAATGTGACAGTTGTCCTGCTCAGTGAAATAGTGTGGGAGTTGTTCCGTCCAAACGTTGGATGCTTTGAGCCATTCACCATGTATTTTCCTGATTACAGCATAG gacATCTGCAGAAGATCTTGTCTCAGAATCATCCCCCAGAATATTCTGCAGATTTCTACTCTGCATATATCAATATTTTGCTTGGTGTCTTCTACATGGTCTGTAGGGACCTGAAAGAACTTCAGCATCTG gCAGCACTCAATTTTGCTAAATACTGTGAACCAGTGGTCAGAGGGGAAG CAAATGAACGCGACACCCGCAAACTCTGGAAAAATATTGAACCTCATTTGAAGAAGGCAATGCAGACTGTTTATCTCCGGGAAATATCCAG CTCACAGTGGGAGCGTTTGCAACATGATGGTGGAGAGCCTGGGCAGTTAAAAG GACTTTCAGCACATACCCATGTGGAACTTCCTTATTACTCCAAATTTCTTCTAATAGCTGCTTACCTTGCCTCCTACAATCCTGTTAGGACAGATAAGAGATTCTTTCTTAAG CATCATGGGAAAATCAGAAAGACCAACTTCATGAAGAAGCATGAGAAG ACCAGCAATCACCTCCTTGGGCCAAAGCCATTTCCCCTGGACAGATTGTTAGCAATATTGTATAGTATTGTGGACAACAGAGTTGCTCCAActgcaaatatattttcccaG